A window from Drosophila kikkawai strain 14028-0561.14 chromosome 2L, DkikHiC1v2, whole genome shotgun sequence encodes these proteins:
- the LOC138928504 gene encoding uncharacterized protein has translation MSTPETPQSPNRVTFFKRKANAIAAHAKKIASGLTADRVKAVPEEELTLKLELINKTEASFSLAHDSLEELDYEEIGSKARDDFEELVFSMRSLVLQELGKRKFPGVPCSTMHPKVAMEAAAPAPRRSCLPELKLPTVSGGYTEYADFISMFLTIIDRNSDLAPIEKLQHLKSCLKGPALDAVRSLEITDSNYGVESASAVKLRELSDKLNANLRALQSLGTLEEIAGCILVHTLLQKVDPTTQAKWEESASLDKIPTCTEFTKFLEKRCQKLENVEHAAVYNGGNPQASRTRRFSSHGRSSFVATSITASTRSSGSCRECGSKHHSLLHFPAPPVTAPQQPAPPNVPSSSNAVPNGSSKSSLASSSSQSAALVAQNLDTDCLLLATAVISVQNRSGSWVPCRALLDSGSQLHIITSRLAHSLQLSKVKSTATVSGLGDSKFCSDGFSVNITLKSQASDFVSSISAMIAPAITDDQPSFTVSPEDWNIPSNIRLADQQFFRSQRIDLLIGASWTLVGDDAGLESVVRKFWEVENVGESGSQRTKEELDCEAHFNDSFTRLPSGEYSVRLPTKHSVEILGDSYQQAYRRFVNLENKLDRHPHLKAQYSAFIRGNSTQDVLEIMRQTTGLLERGNFKLRKWCSNDPALLQQISEAERDSFLKFDDGSDITKMLGLVWDSSSDVLLFLSTIACFYDPLGLICPVITKAKIFLQKIWRKRLDWDESLPAALNSSWLSLSANICETQKLQFPWLALNPNNVIEVHGFSDASIDAYGGCIYVVSMKDDRRIAHLLCAKSRVAPLKALTVPKLELSAAVLLAQLIQEKISFYQQLFWSRWKKEYLTLLQQRSKWRTQKTDIQLGDVVLVKDENLPSLKWPLGRVVNLVAGSDNVARVAVLKTATGLINRAVAKLCVLPKQDEVESPCLPTGGECLVMQPAPDDLAAKRQQ, from the exons atgtcgaCTCCAGAAACTCCTCAGTCGCCCAATCGAGTTACGTTTTTTAAGCGTAAGGCAAACGCAATAGCTGCCCATGCTAAAAAAATTGCTTCTGGCCTTACTGCCGATAGGGTTAAGGCCGTTCCTGAGGAGGAGCTCACACTGAAACTTgagcttataaataaaaccgaaGCCTCTTTCTCATTGGCTCATGATTCGTTGGAGGAACTCGATTATGAGGAAATTGGCAGCAAAGCGCGGGACGACTTCGAGGAGTTGGTGTTCTCCATGAGATCGTTGGTGCTGCAAGAGCTGGGGAAGCGCAAATTCCCAGGAGTTCCGTGTTCAACCATGCATCCAAAGGTGGCCATGGAGGCCGCTGCGCCTGCTCCAAGAAGATCGTGCCTTCCTGAGCTTAAGTTGCCAACCGTCAGCGGCGGCTACACTGAGTACGCCGATTTTATTTCGATGTTCCTGACAATCATTGATAGGAATAGTGATCTGGCTCCAATTGAGAAGCTGCAGCACCTGAAATCATGCCTGAAAGGTCCAGCTTTAGATGCCGTTCGTTCGCTGGAGATCACTGACTCTAACTATGGA GTGGAAAGTGCATCAGCTGTGAAGCTTCGGGAGCTCTCCGACAAGCTCAATGCCAATCTTCGAGCGCTTCAGAGCTTGGGTACCTTGGAGGAGATAGCTGGATGCATTCTTGTTCATACGCTGCTGCAAAAGGTTGACCCGACTACCCAGGCTAAATGGGAAGAGTCTGCCTCGCTGGACAAAATACCCACCTGCACAGAATTTACTAAATTTCTGGAGAAGCGATGCCAGAAACTTGAAAATGTGGAGCATGCTGCTGTATACAATGGTGGCAATCCGCAAGCGTCAAGGACCAGGAGGTTCAGCAGTCATGGGAGAAGTTCGTTCGTCGCCACTAGCATCACAGCCTCGACCAGATC TTCGGGCTCCTGTCGAGAATGTGGATCTAAACATCATAGCCTTCTACACTTTCCCGCACCGCCTGTAACAGCGCCCCAACAACCTGCTCCACCTAACGTGCCATCTTCGTCAAATGCTGTTCCAAATGGATCGTCAAAATCTTCGCTCGCTTCGTCGTCATCGCAATCCGCTGCTTTGGTCGCTCAGAATCTTGATACGGATTGTCTTTTGCTTGCCACTGCAGTCATCAGTGTGCAAAATCGCTCTGGTTCGTGGGTTCCTTGCCGCGCCCTGCTCGACTCGGGATCTCAATTGCATATCATTACTTCTCGCCTCGCACACTCGCTTCAGTTGTCGAAAGTCAAATCCACGGCCACTGTATCTGGACTTGGGGACTCTAAATTTTGCTCGGATGGTTTTTCGGTAAATATTACTCTAAAGTCTCAAGCTTCAGATTTCGTCTCCAGTATCTCGGCTATGATTGCGCCTGCCATCACGGACGACCAGCCTAGCTTCACCGTCAGCCCAGAGGACTGGAACATACCCTCCAACATTCGCCTGGCCGATCAACAGTTCTTCAGATCGCAAAGAATTGActtattaattggagcaagcT GGACGTTAGTCGGAGATGACGCTGGTCTGGAGAGCGTTGTGCGGAAGTTTTGGGAAGTGGAAAACGTTGGAGAGTCTGGATCTCAACGTACCAAAGAGGAACTCGATTGTGAAGCTCATTTCAACGACAGCTTTACTCGGCTGCCGTCAGGAGAATACTCGGTTCGCCTGCCAACTAAGCATAGTGTTGAAATCCTGGGAGATTCATATCAACAAGCTTATCGTCGTTTCGTCAACCTGGAGAACAAACTTGATCGTCATCCTCATCTCAAAGCGCAGTACTCGGCATTTATTC GAGGCAACTCGACACAAGACGTCTTGGAGATCATGCGGCAGACCACTGGACTTCTCGAAAGGGGCAATTTCAAGTTGAGAAAATGGTGCTCAAACGATCCTGCGTTGCTGCAACAAATCTCAGAGGCCGAAAGGGATTCATTCTTGAAGTTCGACGATGGCAGCGACATTACAAAAATGCTTGGACTTGTTTGGGATTCGTCGTCTGACGTTTTGCTGTTCTTGTCTACGATCGCTTGCTTTTATGATCCTCTAGGTCTTATTTGTCCTGTAATTACTAaagccaaaatatttttacagaagATCTGGAGAAAGAGACTCGACTGGGACGAAAGCTTGCCGGCAGCGCTAAATTCTTCGTGGCTAAGTTTGTCGGCCAATATTTGTGAGACGCAAAAGCTCCAGTTTCCTTGGCTAGCACTGAACCCAAACAACGTGATCGAAGTCCACGGATTCAGTGATGCCAGTATTGACGCATACGGAGGCTGCATTTACGTCGTTTCCATGAAGGATGACCGAAGGATTGCCCATCTCCTCTGCGCTAAATCTCGTGTGGCGCCACTGAAGGCTCTCACGGTTCCTAAGTTGGAGTTGTCTGCTGCCGTGCTGCTGGCTCAACTCATTCAAGAA AAAATTTCGTTCTACCAGCAACTGTTCTGGTCCCGCTGGAAAAAGGAGTACCTGACGCTCCTTCAACAGCGCTCCAAGTGGCGCACACAGAAGACGGATATTCAACTCGGTGATGTCGTTCTGGTTAAGGACGAAAACCTGCCCTCCCTCAAGTGGCCACTAGGTCGAGTGGTCAACCTCGTCGCTGGATCCGACAATGTGGCTCGAGTCGCTGTGCTGAAGACCGCCACTGGCCTCATCAATCGCGCAGTTGCTAAGCTGTGTGTGCTGCCGAAGCAGGATGAAGTTGAAAGCCCGTGTCTTCCAACGGGGGGAGAATGTCTGGTTATGCAGCCCGCACCTGATGACCTAGCGGCCAAACGACAACAATAA
- the LOC138928505 gene encoding uncharacterized protein: MGVLLRFRERPVAVTGDIREMFHQIKVSASDQSSQKFLWGNGEIDRPPDTYVMQMMTFGASCSPSLANFVLRRNAEQFGEKHPCAIKAIFRNTFVDDWLESVDTEDQMIELATNVKDIHTKGRFEMRNWLSNWKSVLQSLNNSREASPKYLGVEQELQEKVLGRWWLPESDMLTFVIRPELLQRSATHTKRRVLSIVMSIFDPLGILGFFNIRPKIILQNIWRSGVTWDDAIKEPDENDWMAWKALLIKLGDLRQRVPRMELMAAVLGLRLAKFLESELSIKIEKRIFWTDARDVLYWIKSDARKYPQFVALRIGEILEGSEIEDWRWVPSEQNVADEGTKWTKKCEINSSARWFTGPEFLLQGESQWPSRAGVDISSECELMYHDEETRVNKSPIDSIMPDLERMRAAQKRVLDFLRYICKEPRGPELVRLFKLKCYVEMDTVFLRACQEEAFADEIRSLKKGDCVTNRKSTILAHAGLREEVLRAALADAECTLNSRPLTYIPLESENSEALTPNHFLVSNSSGLRERGTMESTGLGLTKNFRIAGQLADRFWKRWVREYLPTLTRRTKWFQPNPKPIAVNDVVIVVDETSTRNSWPKGIVAEVHCGKDGQVRSAVVRTTEEFVTYPAIKLAKLNIVMDGNSQRSHAEELQGGECRDAGEGSLAALDAQEKAGINKSTTRQSHHPNRVFSSRLTAHSSRSRNTQPENPQADYRQSHRPNGVTSSRPTVHSSQCRITHHRVPSSASRLIFNEDRDTDLPATRVATKHHNNSNNTVFFPTGFSIS; this comes from the exons ATGGGAGTACTGCTGCGCTTCCGCGAGCGACCTGTGGCTGTAACAGGTGACATACGAGAGATGTTTCACCAGATTAAAGTTAGCGCCTCTGATCAATCTTCGCAGAAGTTCTTATGGGGAAATGGAGAAATTGATCGTCCGCCGGATACATATGTAATGCAAATGATGACCTTTGGCGCTTCTTGTTCGCCGTCGCTTGCCAACTTCGTATTGAGGCGCAATGCGGAGCAATTCGGCGAGAAACATCCATGCGCGATAAAGGCGATCTTCCGAAACACGTTTGTTGACGACTGGCTGGAGTCGGTAGATACGGAAGATCAGATGATTGAACTGGCAACAAATGTGAAAGATATCCACACCAAAGGACGATTTGAAATGAGGAATTGGCTTTCAAACTGGAAAAGCGTCCTTCAATCCCTGAATAACTCACGGGAGGCTTCACCGAAATATCTTGGCGTGGAGCAAGAACTCCAGGAGAAAGTTTTAGGCAGGTGGTGGCTACCGGAGTCAGACATGCTAACGTTCGTCATCAGGCCCGAGTTGTTGCAGAGGTCGGCAACTCACACAAAGCGTCGAGTGTTGAGTATTGTAATGTCCATATTTGATCCGCTTGGGATACTTGGATTTTTCAACATCCGCCCAAAAATCATCCTGCAAAATATATGGAGATCAGGAGTGACCTGGGATGACGCCATTAAAGAACCGGATGAGAATGACTGGATGGCATGGAAGGCTTTACTGATCAAACTAGGAGATCTCCGTCAAAGGG TGCCTCGAATGGAATTGATGGCAGCTGTTTTAGGTCTGCGCCTGGCCAAATTTTTGGAATCGGAGCTGTCAATAAAAATTGAGAAGCGTATATTTTGGACTGATGCGCGAGACGTTCTGTACTGGATAAAATCCGACGCCCGTAAGTACCCTCAATTCGTGGCCTTACGTATTGGAGAGATTCTTGAAGGATCTGAGATTGAAGATTGGCGCTGGGTACCTTCGGAACAGAATGTGGCGGATGAAGGGACAAAATGGACCAAGAAATGCGAAATAAACAGCTCAGCAAGATGGTTTACTGGCCCGGAATTTTTATTGCAAGGCGAGTCGCAGTGGCCATCGCGAGCAGGAGTTGACATTAGCAGCGAGTGTGAACTAATGTACCATGATGAGGAAACGCGGGTGAACAAGTCACCCATTGATTCGATTATGCCGGATCTTGAGCGTATGCGTGCTGCCCAAAAACGAGTACTGGATTTCCTACGCTATATATGCAAGGAACCGCGTGGGCCTGAACTGGTGAGACTATTCAAACTAAAATGCTATGTGGAAATGGATACTGTCTTTTTACGAGCATGCCAAGAAGAAGCCTTTGCTGATGAAATACGTTCTCTAAAGAAAGGAGACTGCGTAACTAACCGGAAAAGTACAATTCTGGCGCATGCCGGACTGCGAGAAGAAGTACTACGAGCGGCGCTGGCTGATGCCGAATGTACGTTAAATTCCAGACCTTTAACGTATATTCCGTTGGAATCTGAGAACTCCGAAGCTCTGACTCCAAACCATTTTTTGGTCAGTAATTCGAGTGGACTACGCGAACGAGGCACGATGGAGAGCACTGGACTTGGATTGACTAAAAACTTCCGGATAGCTGGCCAATTAGCGGATCGCTTCTGGAAAAGATGGGTTCGAGAGTATCTACCGACACTTACGAGAAGGACCAAATGGTTCCAGCCGAACCCAAAACCAATTGCTGTGAACGACGTGGTCATCGTCGTGGATGAGACGAGCACGCGGAACTCCTGGCCGAAAGGAATCGTTGCTGAGGTTCATTGCGGAAAGGATGGGCAAGTAAGGAGCGCTGTAGTACGAACAACTGAAGAATTCGTAACTTACCCTGCGATTAAGTTGGCTAAATTGAACATCGTCATGGATGGTAATAGTCAGCGTAGCCACGCAGAAGAATTACAAGGTGGGGAATGTCGCGATGCTGGCGAAGGTTCGCTGGCCGCGCTAGATGCCCAAGAAAAGGCg ggtatcaACAAGTCGACTACaagacagtcgcatcacccgaatAGGGTATTCTCAAGCCGACTCACCGCACACTCGTCGCGGAGTCGCAACACTCAGCCAGAGAATCCCCAAGCCGACTATcgacagtcgcatcgcccgaacggGGTAACTTCAAGTCGACCCACTGTACACTCGTCGCAGTgtcgcatcacccaccacAGGGTGCCATCatcagccagccggctgatCTTCAACGAAGACCGGGACACGGATCTACCCGCAACCAGGGTAGCAACAAAACatcacaacaacagcaacaacactgTATTCTTTCCCACAGGTTTCTCTATATCATAA